A region of Kribbella sp. NBC_01245 DNA encodes the following proteins:
- a CDS encoding YybH family protein, with product MTAEQEIRELIHRWADAVHKGDLPGVLADHADDIVMYDVPPPYEGVRGIDAYEQTWPGFFQWQAQGAVFEIVELDVIAGDDVAFAYALLRCGMPDEIVVNRLRLTLGLRRVDGRWIVAHEHHSFPLPDNAQSEREVREVHEGWYAATATNDLDAMMASIADDVVSYEHEPPLSYEGVDAVREVCRRGLEAGGGQPITLAMPDLRVVADGDLAVAWGLNKVVSNGKTHWSRATRIFQKRSGSWQLTHQHLSVPHDLTP from the coding sequence ATGACCGCAGAGCAGGAAATCCGCGAACTCATCCACCGCTGGGCCGACGCCGTACACAAGGGCGACCTACCCGGTGTGCTGGCCGATCACGCCGACGACATCGTGATGTACGACGTTCCGCCGCCGTACGAGGGTGTGCGGGGGATCGACGCGTACGAGCAGACCTGGCCCGGCTTCTTCCAGTGGCAGGCCCAGGGCGCGGTATTCGAGATCGTGGAGCTAGACGTCATCGCCGGGGACGACGTCGCCTTCGCGTACGCCCTACTCCGCTGCGGCATGCCCGACGAGATCGTCGTCAACCGCCTCCGCCTCACCCTTGGCCTACGCCGCGTCGACGGCCGCTGGATCGTCGCCCACGAACACCACTCCTTCCCCCTCCCCGACAACGCCCAGTCGGAACGGGAGGTGCGCGAAGTCCACGAAGGCTGGTACGCCGCCACCGCGACCAATGACCTCGACGCCATGATGGCCTCGATCGCCGACGACGTCGTGTCGTACGAACACGAGCCGCCCTTGTCCTACGAAGGTGTCGACGCCGTCCGCGAGGTCTGCCGCCGCGGCCTCGAAGCGGGCGGAGGCCAACCGATCACCCTCGCCATGCCCGACCTACGCGTGGTCGCCGACGGAGACCTAGCCGTCGCCTGGGGCCTCAACAAAGTGGTCTCAAACGGCAAAACCCACTGGTCCCGAGCCACCCGCATCTTCCAAAAACGCTCCGGCAGCTGGCAACTAACCCACCAACACCTCTCCGTCCCCCACGACCTCACACCTTGA
- a CDS encoding maleylpyruvate isomerase family mycothiol-dependent enzyme yields the protein MTDDAQILAWTKAERLSLADFLEELREDEWQADSLCAGWTVRDVAAHMTMSTRTTWSVVLKTVFRARLSFDRMETILATERARRFTPAELIAQLRETAGSPHRTPGAGILDPLLDALVHGQDIARPLGRVRRMPIEPAIHAANHVIGSKFYGAHRRLRDTRLVATDCDWSAGTGTQDLRGPLADLILVATGRPAGLPTLTGTATSRLTTTLKV from the coding sequence ATGACGGACGACGCGCAGATCCTCGCTTGGACCAAGGCGGAACGACTCAGCCTGGCGGACTTCCTTGAGGAGTTGAGGGAGGACGAGTGGCAGGCGGACTCGCTGTGCGCGGGTTGGACCGTTCGCGACGTGGCCGCTCATATGACGATGTCGACGCGCACCACCTGGTCCGTCGTACTCAAGACGGTGTTCCGTGCGCGCCTCAGCTTCGACCGGATGGAGACCATCCTGGCCACCGAGCGAGCCCGCCGATTCACCCCCGCGGAGCTGATCGCGCAACTCCGCGAAACCGCGGGCTCACCCCACCGCACACCCGGCGCCGGCATCCTCGACCCGCTACTCGACGCCCTGGTCCACGGCCAGGACATCGCCCGCCCGCTAGGCCGAGTCCGCCGAATGCCCATCGAACCGGCGATCCACGCCGCGAACCACGTCATCGGTAGCAAGTTCTACGGCGCCCACCGCCGCCTCCGCGACACCAGGCTCGTGGCGACCGACTGCGACTGGTCCGCAGGCACCGGCACCCAAGACCTCCGCGGCCCCCTCGCCGACCTCATCCTTGTCGCCACCGGCCGCCCCGCCGGCCTCCCCACCCTCACCGGCACCGCCACCAGCCGCCTCACCACCACCCTCAAGGTGTGA
- a CDS encoding M14 family metallopeptidase, producing MFPSARWRRLAPLGIAGLAALLITGQASAGAFSQPDPQPESVAEKIQLIRVDADSTAAKKRLTKLDLDLAESAGPKHVDVVAHSNQDLRLLRLAGFTWSVLDGDLVETDRRREAEDRAFAMAPTATLPSGRTAYRQLADYENNLNALAAQYPTKAKVITLKNPSLEGRAIRGLEISRNVNVADGKPVFVMMGLHHAREWPSGELTIEFGYDLLQNDGVIPRFTNILDKARVVLVPVVNPDGFQLSRSLGYEMKRKNCRITNGQLPTPGQCAQSTNQSRGVDPNRNYSGFWGGPGASTSLTSETYRGPSAFSEPETRNIQSLVSSYQATTLITNHTYSNLVLRQPGYAAAPKTPDETLYKSLADQMAAQNGYSSQYGYQLYDTTGTTEDWSYYATGGLGFTFEHGASSFHPAFSNVINYYFGTGSTAGKGNREAFLVAAESTINPARHSVITGTAPAGAVLRLKKSFNTKTWNGTNVPDVLNTTMVVPTGGTYTFHANPSTRPIAVQQGQTESWTFTCERANGTVLETRQITVARGASVTATLTTCTTNF from the coding sequence GTGTTTCCATCCGCCCGATGGCGCCGGCTTGCCCCGCTCGGAATCGCCGGCCTGGCCGCGCTGCTCATCACCGGTCAGGCCAGTGCCGGTGCGTTCAGCCAGCCGGATCCGCAGCCCGAGTCCGTCGCCGAGAAGATCCAGCTGATCCGCGTCGATGCGGACAGCACCGCCGCCAAGAAGCGGCTCACCAAACTCGATCTGGACCTGGCCGAGTCGGCTGGTCCGAAGCACGTCGATGTCGTTGCCCACAGCAACCAAGATCTGCGGTTGCTGCGACTGGCCGGTTTCACCTGGTCCGTGCTCGACGGCGACCTGGTGGAGACGGACCGCCGACGCGAGGCCGAGGACCGCGCGTTCGCGATGGCGCCGACCGCCACGTTGCCGAGTGGCCGGACGGCGTACCGGCAGCTGGCCGACTACGAGAACAACCTGAACGCGCTGGCCGCGCAGTACCCGACGAAGGCCAAGGTCATCACCTTGAAGAACCCTTCGCTGGAAGGCCGCGCGATCCGCGGGCTCGAGATCAGCCGCAACGTCAACGTGGCCGACGGTAAGCCGGTCTTCGTGATGATGGGCCTGCACCACGCGCGCGAATGGCCGTCGGGTGAGCTCACCATCGAGTTCGGCTACGACCTGTTGCAGAACGATGGCGTGATCCCGCGGTTCACGAACATCCTGGACAAGGCGCGCGTCGTACTCGTGCCCGTGGTGAACCCGGACGGCTTCCAGCTCAGCCGCTCCCTCGGCTACGAGATGAAGCGGAAGAACTGCCGGATCACCAACGGCCAGTTGCCGACGCCCGGCCAGTGCGCCCAGTCGACGAACCAGTCGCGCGGCGTCGATCCCAACCGGAACTACTCCGGCTTCTGGGGTGGCCCCGGTGCGTCGACCAGTCTCACTAGTGAGACCTACAGGGGGCCTAGTGCGTTCAGTGAGCCGGAGACGCGCAACATCCAGTCGCTGGTCTCGTCGTACCAGGCGACCACGCTGATCACCAACCACACCTACTCGAACCTGGTGCTCCGTCAGCCGGGTTACGCCGCCGCGCCGAAGACGCCCGACGAGACGCTCTACAAGTCGCTTGCCGACCAGATGGCGGCTCAGAACGGTTACAGCAGCCAGTACGGCTACCAGTTGTACGACACCACTGGTACGACCGAGGACTGGTCGTACTACGCCACGGGTGGTCTGGGCTTCACCTTCGAGCACGGCGCCTCGTCATTCCACCCAGCCTTCTCGAACGTCATCAACTACTACTTCGGTACGGGTAGTACGGCCGGCAAGGGCAACCGCGAGGCCTTCCTGGTCGCGGCCGAGAGCACGATCAACCCCGCGCGGCACTCCGTGATCACCGGGACAGCGCCGGCCGGTGCGGTGCTTCGCCTGAAGAAGTCGTTCAACACCAAGACGTGGAACGGCACCAACGTCCCGGACGTACTCAACACCACGATGGTCGTCCCGACCGGTGGCACGTACACCTTCCACGCGAACCCGTCGACGCGGCCGATCGCCGTACAGCAGGGTCAGACCGAGTCCTGGACCTTCACCTGCGAAAGGGCGAACGGCACAGTCCTCGAAACCCGTCAGATCACCGTCGCCCGAGGCGCCTCCGTAACCGCCACCCTAACCACCTGCACCACCAACTTCTAA
- a CDS encoding FAD-dependent oxidoreductase, producing the protein MEQVEVVVVGAGPVGLALGVALTQQGHQVVVLDRLAAGANTSRAAVVHARTLEMLADLGISERLVELGIKAKSFSVRSGRRELMPVEFGDLPTPYPFTLMVPQDVTERVLLERLTELGGEVRRPYVVTGVVQDADGATVTLADGQTIRASYVVAADGMHSVVRDQAGLGFEGEDLELSFALADVKAEGLPLEEVVLFFSKEGILVSAPLPDGTIRLVAQIDPAPEQPDVAFAQRLVDTRGPGRGEVVVREVVWGSRFRIHERVAPRYRAGRILLAGDAAHTHSPAGGQGMNLGLRDAVALAGALSTALRKGDEGPLDEYAVRAVEEARRVVALAHRLTVIGTAKPALRSIRNVALRVLALNPRIRRGLALQLAGLR; encoded by the coding sequence ATGGAGCAGGTCGAGGTCGTAGTGGTCGGAGCCGGCCCGGTGGGTCTGGCGCTCGGGGTCGCGCTGACGCAACAGGGTCACCAGGTGGTGGTGCTGGACCGTCTGGCCGCCGGGGCCAACACGTCGCGGGCCGCCGTCGTGCACGCCCGCACGCTGGAGATGCTGGCCGACCTCGGCATCAGCGAGCGACTGGTCGAGCTCGGCATCAAGGCGAAGTCGTTCAGCGTCCGATCGGGTCGTCGTGAGCTCATGCCCGTCGAGTTCGGCGACCTGCCGACGCCGTACCCGTTCACGCTGATGGTCCCGCAGGACGTCACCGAGCGAGTGCTGCTCGAGCGGCTGACCGAGCTCGGTGGCGAGGTGCGCCGCCCGTACGTCGTGACCGGCGTGGTGCAGGACGCGGACGGCGCCACCGTCACCTTGGCCGATGGCCAGACCATCCGGGCGTCGTACGTCGTGGCGGCGGACGGGATGCACAGCGTGGTGCGGGATCAGGCTGGGCTCGGGTTCGAGGGTGAGGACCTCGAGCTGTCGTTCGCGCTCGCCGATGTGAAGGCGGAAGGTCTGCCGCTCGAGGAGGTGGTGCTCTTCTTCTCCAAGGAGGGCATTCTCGTCTCCGCGCCACTGCCCGACGGGACGATCCGCCTGGTCGCGCAGATCGACCCGGCGCCGGAGCAGCCGGACGTCGCGTTCGCCCAGCGGCTGGTGGATACGCGAGGCCCGGGCCGCGGCGAGGTCGTCGTACGGGAAGTGGTGTGGGGATCGCGCTTCCGCATCCACGAGCGAGTGGCGCCGCGGTATCGCGCGGGGCGGATCCTGCTAGCGGGTGATGCCGCGCATACGCACAGCCCGGCCGGTGGGCAGGGGATGAACCTCGGCCTTCGTGACGCGGTGGCGTTGGCGGGAGCGCTGTCGACTGCGCTGCGTAAGGGGGACGAAGGGCCGCTGGACGAGTACGCCGTACGGGCTGTGGAGGAGGCTCGCCGGGTCGTGGCTCTCGCCCATCGGCTCACGGTCATCGGTACGGCGAAGCCGGCGTTGCGGAGCATTCGGAATGTGGCGCTTCGGGTGCTCGCGCTGAACCCGCGCATCCGCCGTGGGCTCGCTCTTCAGTTGGCGGGGCTGCGCTAG
- a CDS encoding TetR/AcrR family transcriptional regulator, with product MAEERQSDRSRATILQAARERFAADGYERATIRAIAADAAIDPAMVMRYYGSKEKLFAAAATIDLRLPDLSAAPRDEFGATLIAHFVDRWEGDETLIALLRAGATNEAAAERMREIFAERIGALVGTFVADPAEAQVRAGLVASQVLGMALCRFILRLPPVVDLSKDQVVAWLGPTIQRYLTAPIP from the coding sequence ATGGCGGAAGAACGGCAGTCGGACCGATCGCGGGCGACGATCCTGCAGGCGGCCCGGGAGCGATTCGCGGCGGATGGGTACGAGCGCGCGACGATCCGGGCGATCGCGGCGGACGCGGCGATCGACCCGGCGATGGTGATGCGGTACTACGGCAGCAAGGAGAAGTTGTTCGCGGCCGCGGCCACGATCGATCTGCGGCTGCCGGACCTGAGCGCGGCGCCGCGCGACGAATTCGGTGCGACGCTGATCGCGCACTTCGTCGACCGCTGGGAGGGTGACGAGACCCTGATCGCGCTACTGCGTGCGGGAGCCACCAACGAGGCGGCGGCCGAGCGGATGCGGGAGATCTTCGCCGAGCGGATCGGCGCGTTGGTGGGGACGTTCGTCGCCGACCCGGCCGAGGCGCAGGTCCGGGCCGGCCTGGTCGCCAGTCAGGTCCTCGGCATGGCCCTGTGCCGCTTCATCCTGCGCCTACCGCCGGTGGTCGACCTCTCCAAGGACCAGGTCGTCGCCTGGCTCGGCCCGACAATTCAGCGCTACCTGACCGCGCCCATTCCGTAA
- a CDS encoding rhomboid family intramembrane serine protease: MNSAAVGFQCPECFNAGVKSIPKTRTSLGGVARGNGQVISITILVLNLVVFFLVRSDQELLNRMVLVPFFVDIEPWRLLTSTFTHVAFFHIFSNLFMLYQLGPPLEAMLGRLRFIALYLLSALGGSVAVWILGNPLQGTLGASGAVLGLVGALLVISKARGMDVTWILVYVAITAVISVTIPNISWEGHLGGFVTGLALGGLFVLDARRRQKPRF; this comes from the coding sequence ATGAACAGTGCCGCGGTCGGTTTCCAGTGCCCGGAGTGCTTCAACGCCGGCGTGAAGTCGATCCCGAAGACCCGCACGTCGCTGGGTGGGGTCGCGCGCGGCAACGGCCAGGTCATCAGCATCACCATCCTGGTGCTGAACCTGGTGGTCTTCTTCCTGGTCAGATCCGACCAGGAGTTGCTGAACCGCATGGTGCTGGTGCCATTCTTCGTGGACATCGAGCCGTGGCGCCTGCTCACCTCGACGTTCACGCATGTGGCGTTCTTCCACATCTTTTCGAACCTCTTCATGCTGTACCAGCTCGGCCCGCCACTCGAGGCGATGCTCGGCCGGCTGCGCTTCATCGCGCTCTACCTGCTCTCCGCACTCGGCGGCAGCGTCGCGGTGTGGATCCTCGGCAACCCGTTGCAGGGCACGCTCGGTGCCTCCGGCGCGGTCCTCGGCCTGGTCGGCGCGCTGCTGGTGATCAGCAAAGCCCGCGGCATGGACGTGACCTGGATCCTGGTCTACGTCGCCATCACCGCGGTCATCTCGGTCACCATTCCCAACATCTCCTGGGAAGGCCACCTCGGCGGTTTCGTCACCGGCCTGGCCCTCGGCGGCCTCTTCGTACTCGACGCCCGCCGCCGCCAAAAACCCCGCTTTTAA
- a CDS encoding peptidylprolyl isomerase, whose amino-acid sequence MAEELYATLETTKGDVTIKLFPDHAPATVQNFVGLAEGTKEWTNPETGQPSNERFYDGLGFHRVIDGFMIQGGCPLGTGTGSPGYAFDDEIHPELQFDRPYLLAMANAGIQFGRGTNGSQFFVTVTPTPHLNRKHTIFGEVVDDESKKVVDAIATAPTAPGDRPLEPIVINSVKIERRPA is encoded by the coding sequence GTGGCAGAAGAGCTTTACGCGACGTTGGAGACGACGAAGGGCGACGTCACCATCAAGTTGTTCCCCGACCACGCCCCGGCGACTGTGCAGAACTTCGTCGGCCTGGCCGAGGGCACCAAGGAGTGGACGAACCCGGAGACCGGCCAGCCGAGCAACGAGCGGTTCTATGACGGCCTGGGCTTCCACCGGGTGATCGACGGCTTCATGATCCAGGGCGGTTGCCCGCTCGGCACCGGCACCGGTTCGCCGGGCTACGCCTTCGATGACGAGATCCACCCCGAGCTGCAGTTCGACCGGCCGTACCTGCTGGCGATGGCCAACGCGGGGATCCAGTTCGGCCGCGGCACCAACGGCTCGCAGTTCTTCGTGACCGTGACGCCGACGCCGCACCTGAACCGCAAGCACACGATCTTCGGCGAGGTCGTCGACGACGAGAGCAAGAAGGTCGTGGACGCGATCGCGACCGCGCCGACCGCGCCGGGTGACCGGCCGCTCGAGCCGATCGTGATCAACAGCGTCAAGATCGAGCGTCGCCCGGCCTGA
- a CDS encoding methylated-DNA--[protein]-cysteine S-methyltransferase — MRWTAIESPIGELSLAADDTGLTRLRFGAVGAEVDHDIAGESAVLTAARQELAAYFAGELTEFTVPLSAPGGSAFEVAVWRRLTAIPYGEMETYGEVARAVGDVGAARAVGVACNRNPVAIIVPCHRVVGAGGKMVGFGGGLPRKRHLLELEARVTLETAWS, encoded by the coding sequence ATGCGCTGGACCGCGATCGAATCGCCCATCGGTGAGCTCTCGCTCGCCGCCGATGACACTGGCCTGACCCGGTTGCGCTTCGGCGCGGTCGGTGCCGAGGTGGACCATGACATCGCTGGTGAGAGTGCCGTTCTAACCGCCGCCCGGCAAGAGCTCGCGGCGTACTTCGCGGGCGAACTGACCGAGTTCACCGTGCCACTGTCGGCGCCGGGCGGCTCGGCATTCGAGGTCGCGGTCTGGCGACGACTGACCGCCATCCCCTATGGCGAGATGGAGACGTACGGCGAGGTGGCCCGCGCCGTCGGTGATGTGGGTGCCGCGCGAGCCGTCGGCGTGGCGTGCAACCGCAACCCGGTGGCGATCATCGTGCCGTGCCATCGCGTCGTTGGCGCCGGCGGCAAGATGGTCGGATTCGGCGGCGGATTGCCCCGGAAACGGCACCTGCTGGAGCTCGAGGCCAGGGTCACTCTCGAGACGGCCTGGAGCTGA
- a CDS encoding DUF4328 domain-containing protein: protein MDPYRGEPWTDHRAYAVPAQPPLDRWFSSERAIGIAAAVLIVAVTLISALTAVSDWHSFRVLRAYEAGPIRDAGQLQRADLISGSLWVVSSIVLMAAAMVFLIWLWRVRWNAEMFCQGSHRHTRGWVIGAWICPLVNLWWPKQVIDDVLAASDCRTPARIDSLRAVPHSALVRAWWIAGLTGFLLDNATNRRALIDDSSIGAILVNAVLSTGSALATAVAAVLVIMIIERVNSLQTERPWQPWWSTPAPAPQAPPGLPHYGPPGQSGVQPSF from the coding sequence ATGGACCCATATCGAGGCGAGCCCTGGACCGATCACCGGGCTTACGCCGTCCCTGCTCAACCGCCGTTGGACCGGTGGTTCAGTTCCGAGCGGGCGATCGGCATCGCCGCGGCCGTGCTCATCGTCGCGGTGACGCTGATCAGCGCGCTGACCGCGGTGTCGGATTGGCACAGCTTCCGGGTGCTGCGTGCGTACGAGGCCGGGCCGATCCGCGATGCCGGCCAACTGCAACGGGCCGACCTGATCTCGGGTTCATTGTGGGTCGTCTCCTCGATCGTGCTGATGGCGGCCGCGATGGTGTTCCTGATCTGGCTGTGGCGGGTCCGGTGGAACGCGGAGATGTTCTGCCAGGGCAGTCACCGGCACACCCGCGGCTGGGTGATCGGCGCGTGGATCTGCCCGCTGGTGAATCTCTGGTGGCCGAAACAGGTCATCGACGACGTGCTCGCGGCCAGCGACTGCCGGACGCCGGCCCGGATCGACAGCCTGCGGGCGGTGCCGCACAGCGCGCTGGTGCGGGCCTGGTGGATCGCCGGGCTGACCGGTTTCCTGCTCGACAACGCGACCAACCGGCGCGCGCTGATCGACGACAGTTCGATCGGGGCGATCCTCGTCAACGCCGTGCTGTCCACCGGCTCGGCGCTCGCCACCGCGGTCGCCGCCGTACTCGTGATCATGATCATCGAGCGGGTGAACTCACTGCAGACCGAGCGCCCCTGGCAACCGTGGTGGTCCACCCCGGCGCCGGCCCCGCAGGCGCCCCCCGGTTTGCCGCACTACGGGCCACCGGGGCAGAGTGGGGTCCAGCCGTCGTTCTAG